One Streptomyces sp. NBC_01217 genomic region harbors:
- the scpA gene encoding methylmalonyl-CoA mutase, producing the protein MRIPDFRDIELGPGGAPEVSEDQWRASVKESSGSSDGDLLWETPEGIAVKPLYTGRDLEGLDFLGTYPGIAPYLRGPYPTMYVNQPWTIRQYAGFSTAEESNAFYRRNLAAGQKGLSVAFDLPTHRGYDSDHPRVTGDVGMAGVAIDSIYDMRQLFDGIPLDRMSVSMTMNGAVLPVLALYIVAAEEQGVAPEKLAGTIQNDILKEFMVRNTYIYPPKPSMRIISDIFAYTSQKMPRYNSISISGYHIQEAGATADLELAYTLADGVEYLRAGRDAGLDVDAFAPRLSFFWAIGMNFFMEIAKLRAARLLWAKLVKEFEPKNAKSLSLRTHSQTSGWSLTAQDVFNNVTRTCVEAMAATQGHTQSLHTNALDEALALPTDFSARIARNTQLLLQQESGTGRVIDPWGGSAYVEKLTYDLARRAWQHIEEVEAAGGMAQAIDAGIPKLRVEEAAARTQARIDSGRQPVIGVNKYRVETDEQIDVLKVDNSSVRAQQIEKLRRLRAERDEPACQAALRALTAAAERAPGPGLEGNLLALAVDAARAMATVGEISDALEKVYGRHAGQIRTISGVYRNEAGESPSVDRTRALVDRFEEAEGRRPRILVAKMGQDGHDRGQKVISTAFADLGFDVDVGPLFQTPAEVARQAVEADVHIVGVSSLAAGHLTLVPALREELAAEGREDIMIVVGGVIPPQDVEALHEAGAAAVFPPGTVIPDAAYDLVTRLGAALGHEL; encoded by the coding sequence ATGCGTATCCCTGACTTCCGTGACATCGAGCTCGGACCGGGCGGCGCCCCCGAGGTGTCCGAGGACCAGTGGCGCGCCTCGGTGAAGGAGTCCTCCGGCAGTTCCGACGGCGATCTGCTGTGGGAGACCCCGGAGGGCATCGCGGTCAAGCCGCTGTACACCGGGCGCGATCTGGAGGGGCTCGACTTCCTCGGTACGTATCCGGGCATCGCCCCGTACCTGCGGGGCCCGTATCCGACGATGTACGTCAACCAGCCCTGGACGATCCGGCAGTACGCCGGTTTCTCCACCGCCGAGGAGTCCAACGCCTTCTACCGCCGCAACCTCGCGGCCGGGCAGAAGGGCCTCTCGGTCGCCTTCGACCTGCCGACCCACCGCGGCTACGACAGCGACCACCCGCGGGTGACCGGCGACGTCGGCATGGCGGGCGTGGCGATCGACTCGATCTACGACATGCGTCAGCTCTTCGACGGCATCCCGCTGGACAGGATGTCGGTGTCGATGACGATGAACGGCGCGGTGCTCCCCGTGCTCGCGCTGTACATCGTCGCCGCCGAGGAACAGGGCGTTGCGCCCGAGAAGCTGGCCGGAACCATTCAGAACGACATTCTGAAGGAGTTCATGGTCCGCAACACCTATATCTATCCGCCGAAGCCCTCGATGCGGATCATCTCCGACATCTTCGCGTACACCTCGCAGAAGATGCCGCGCTACAACTCGATCTCCATCTCCGGCTATCACATCCAGGAGGCGGGTGCGACCGCCGATCTGGAGCTGGCGTACACCCTCGCGGACGGGGTGGAGTATCTGCGGGCCGGTCGGGACGCCGGTCTCGACGTGGACGCGTTCGCACCGCGGCTGTCCTTCTTCTGGGCGATCGGCATGAACTTCTTCATGGAGATCGCGAAGCTGCGGGCGGCCCGGCTGCTCTGGGCCAAGCTGGTCAAGGAGTTCGAACCGAAGAACGCCAAGTCGCTGTCCCTGCGCACCCATTCGCAGACGTCGGGGTGGTCGCTGACCGCGCAGGACGTGTTCAACAACGTCACCAGGACGTGTGTGGAGGCGATGGCCGCCACCCAGGGACACACCCAGTCGCTGCACACCAACGCGCTCGACGAGGCCCTCGCCCTGCCGACGGACTTCTCGGCGCGGATCGCCCGCAACACCCAGCTGCTGCTCCAGCAGGAGTCGGGCACCGGCCGGGTCATCGACCCGTGGGGCGGCAGCGCGTACGTGGAGAAGCTGACGTACGACCTGGCGCGCCGGGCCTGGCAGCACATCGAGGAGGTCGAGGCGGCGGGCGGCATGGCGCAGGCCATCGACGCGGGCATCCCGAAGCTCCGGGTGGAGGAGGCCGCGGCCCGCACCCAGGCGCGGATCGACTCCGGACGCCAGCCGGTGATCGGGGTCAACAAGTACCGGGTGGAGACCGACGAGCAGATCGATGTGCTCAAGGTCGACAACTCCTCGGTGCGCGCCCAGCAGATCGAGAAGCTTCGCCGGCTGCGCGCGGAGCGCGACGAGCCGGCGTGCCAGGCCGCGCTGCGGGCGCTGACGGCGGCCGCCGAGCGGGCCCCCGGCCCGGGCCTCGAAGGCAATCTGCTGGCACTGGCCGTCGACGCGGCCCGCGCGATGGCGACCGTGGGCGAGATCTCGGACGCCCTGGAGAAGGTGTACGGGAGGCATGCGGGCCAGATCCGTACGATCTCCGGTGTGTACCGCAACGAGGCAGGCGAATCCCCTTCCGTGGACCGGACCCGGGCGCTGGTGGACCGTTTCGAGGAGGCCGAGGGGCGCCGTCCGCGCATCCTGGTGGCCAAGATGGGGCAGGACGGCCACGACCGCGGCCAGAAGGTGATCTCGACGGCCTTCGCCGACCTGGGCTTCGACGTCGACGTCGGCCCGCTGTTCCAGACGCCCGCCGAGGTGGCACGGCAGGCGGTGGAGGCGGACGTGCACATCGTGGGCGTCTCCTCACTGGCAGCCGGACACCTCACGCTCGTACCGGCGCTCCGCGAGGAGCTGGCCGCCGAGGGCCGCGAGGACATCATGATCGTGGTGGGCGGGGTGATCCCCCCGCAGGATGTCGAGGCGCTGCACGAGGCGGGGGCCGCGGCCGTGTTCCCGCCCGGCACGGTGATTCCGGATGCCGCCTACGACCTGGTCACGCGGCTGGGCGCCGCGCTCGGCCACGAGCTGTGA
- the meaB gene encoding methylmalonyl Co-A mutase-associated GTPase MeaB: MPVKIDIDSYAKGVLDGKRAYIARAITLVESTRPDHRTLAQQLLRELLPHSGNARRIGISGVPGVGKSTFIDALGTMLTGLGHRVAVLAVDPSSSRTGGSILGDKTRMERLAVDPAAFVRPSPTAGTLGGVAKATRESIVVMEAAGYDVVLVETVGVGQSETAVANMVDTFLLLTLARTGDQLQGIKKGVLELADAIAVNKADGPHERDARAAARELAGALRLMHPVDAAWTPPVLTCSARESTGLDTLWERLEQHRALLESSGRLAAKRRDQQVDWTWTMVRDELLESLRGHPEVRALTPGVEQRVRNGELTATLAAEQILGAFRGTAPEPEGSG, encoded by the coding sequence ATGCCTGTGAAGATCGACATCGACAGCTATGCGAAGGGGGTGCTCGACGGGAAGCGGGCGTACATCGCGCGCGCCATCACTCTCGTCGAGTCCACCCGTCCCGATCACCGGACACTGGCCCAGCAGTTGCTGCGCGAGCTGCTGCCGCACTCCGGGAACGCCCGGCGGATCGGCATCAGCGGTGTGCCGGGGGTCGGGAAGTCCACCTTCATCGACGCGCTGGGCACGATGCTCACCGGGCTCGGACACCGGGTCGCGGTGCTGGCCGTCGATCCGTCATCCAGCCGTACCGGCGGCTCCATCCTCGGCGACAAGACGAGGATGGAGCGCCTGGCGGTGGACCCCGCGGCGTTCGTACGTCCCTCCCCCACCGCCGGGACGCTCGGCGGGGTGGCCAAGGCGACCCGGGAGTCCATCGTGGTGATGGAGGCCGCGGGATACGACGTGGTGCTGGTGGAGACGGTCGGCGTCGGCCAGTCGGAGACGGCGGTGGCCAATATGGTCGACACGTTCCTGCTGCTCACCCTGGCCCGTACCGGCGATCAGCTGCAGGGCATCAAGAAGGGTGTCCTGGAGCTGGCGGACGCCATCGCGGTCAACAAGGCGGACGGCCCGCACGAGCGCGACGCCCGCGCGGCCGCGCGTGAACTGGCCGGCGCGCTGCGGCTGATGCACCCGGTGGACGCGGCCTGGACGCCCCCGGTGCTCACCTGCAGCGCCCGCGAGTCGACCGGTCTCGACACCCTGTGGGAGCGGCTCGAACAGCACCGGGCGCTGCTCGAATCGAGTGGCCGGCTCGCCGCGAAACGCCGTGACCAGCAGGTCGACTGGACCTGGACGATGGTGCGGGACGAGCTGCTGGAGAGTCTGCGCGGCCACCCGGAGGTCCGTGCGCTCACTCCGGGTGTCGAACAGCGCGTACGGAACGGCGAGTTGACGGCCACACTGGCGGCCGAGCAGATCCTGGGGGCGTTCCGGGGCACGGCCCCGGAGCCGGAGGGCAGTGGCTGA
- a CDS encoding GNAT family N-acetyltransferase, which yields MPIRITALTDPDRTGASHRLAWLASDPDGSPTGSAFLRVFTREGQNHLAELELHVHPAERRAGVGSQLLDAAVAAARAEGRRSVVTQVEAGSSGDHFLRAKGLRKVLTLTYARLPLAKADTAALRAIVGQPHPGYRLVSWDGTVPDGLAGTFAASRRAMDDMPMDDTDYGTVVWDVDRVRSAAAAVAARGELLHTVAAVDESDSTIAGFTELVVPGDGKGDAQHYGTGVLPEHRGHGLAQWMKARSILQARERHPDLDGLLADTADSNTHMRSINDALGYEPTHRSVEYQLDL from the coding sequence TTGCCGATTCGCATCACCGCACTGACCGACCCCGATCGCACCGGTGCGAGCCACCGGCTGGCGTGGCTGGCGTCCGACCCCGACGGCAGCCCCACGGGCTCGGCCTTCCTGCGTGTCTTCACCCGCGAGGGCCAGAACCACCTCGCCGAGCTGGAACTCCACGTCCACCCGGCCGAGCGCCGGGCCGGCGTCGGCTCACAGCTGCTGGACGCGGCGGTCGCGGCAGCCCGCGCGGAGGGCCGACGCAGCGTCGTCACCCAGGTCGAGGCCGGTTCCTCCGGCGATCATTTTCTGCGGGCCAAGGGGCTGCGCAAGGTGCTGACCCTGACGTACGCGCGCCTCCCGCTGGCGAAGGCCGACACCGCGGCCCTCCGCGCGATCGTCGGGCAGCCGCATCCGGGCTACCGCCTCGTCTCCTGGGATGGCACCGTCCCGGACGGGCTCGCGGGGACGTTCGCCGCGTCGCGCCGGGCCATGGACGACATGCCGATGGACGACACCGACTACGGCACGGTCGTCTGGGACGTGGACCGGGTCCGGTCCGCGGCGGCGGCCGTCGCCGCCCGTGGCGAGCTGCTCCACACCGTCGCCGCGGTCGACGAGTCCGACTCCACGATCGCGGGCTTCACCGAACTGGTCGTCCCCGGCGACGGGAAGGGCGACGCCCAGCACTACGGCACCGGGGTCCTCCCCGAACACCGGGGGCACGGCCTCGCGCAGTGGATGAAGGCACGGTCCATCCTGCAGGCCCGCGAACGCCACCCGGATCTCGACGGGCTGCTGGCGGACACCGCGGACAGCAACACGCACATGCGGAGCATCAACGACGCGCTCGGCTACGAGCCGACGCACAGGTCCGTCGAGTACCAGCTGGATCTGTAG
- the rho gene encoding transcription termination factor Rho — MSAKGPLRMTSTLEHPVIQQESPTETVGVLDITHQGHGTLRVRGDHPSPGDVQVSAALIRRHGLRRGDLVEGLCDRDRPRTLSGVERVNGRSPQALRGRPHFRDLTPLHPRQPLRLETPSGGPAMRLVDLVAPIGKGQRGLVVAPPRTGKTVLLQQVAAALAANHPECHLMVVLLDERPEEVTDMRRSVRGEVLASTFDRPAKEHIALAELAVERAKRLVEQGQDVVILLDSLTRLCRAHNNASASGGRTLSGGVDASALLGPKRLFGAARLTEEGGSLTILATALVETGSRADDYFFEELKSTGNMELRLDRTLADRRTYPAVNIPASGTRREELLVPEAELRAVRGLRRALHSRDPQTALETLLDRIRHTTDNAAFLRTVHRTVPDA; from the coding sequence ATGTCCGCGAAAGGACCACTCCGTATGACCAGCACCCTCGAACACCCCGTCATCCAGCAGGAATCGCCCACCGAAACCGTGGGCGTGCTCGACATCACGCACCAGGGGCACGGCACACTGCGCGTCCGCGGTGACCACCCCTCCCCCGGCGACGTACAGGTCTCCGCCGCCCTGATCCGCCGTCACGGCCTGCGCAGGGGCGACCTCGTCGAAGGGCTCTGCGACCGCGACCGGCCCCGCACCCTGTCCGGGGTCGAACGGGTCAACGGCCGCTCCCCGCAGGCGCTGCGCGGCCGGCCCCACTTCCGTGACCTCACCCCGCTGCACCCCCGACAGCCGCTGCGTCTGGAAACACCGTCCGGCGGCCCGGCGATGCGCCTCGTCGATCTGGTCGCTCCCATCGGCAAGGGGCAGCGCGGACTCGTCGTCGCCCCGCCCAGGACCGGCAAGACGGTGCTGCTGCAGCAGGTCGCCGCGGCCCTCGCCGCCAACCACCCCGAGTGCCATCTGATGGTGGTGCTGCTCGACGAACGCCCCGAGGAGGTCACGGACATGCGCCGGTCCGTACGGGGCGAAGTGCTCGCATCGACGTTCGACCGGCCCGCGAAGGAGCACATCGCGCTCGCCGAACTCGCGGTCGAACGCGCCAAGCGTCTGGTCGAGCAGGGCCAGGACGTCGTCATTCTGCTGGACTCCCTCACCCGGCTGTGCCGCGCCCACAACAACGCGTCGGCCTCGGGCGGACGCACCCTCAGCGGCGGTGTCGACGCGTCCGCCCTGCTCGGCCCCAAGCGGCTCTTCGGTGCCGCACGCCTCACCGAGGAGGGCGGCTCCCTCACCATCCTGGCCACCGCGCTGGTGGAGACCGGCTCCCGCGCCGACGACTACTTCTTCGAAGAGCTGAAGAGCACCGGCAACATGGAACTCCGGCTCGACCGCACACTGGCCGACCGACGCACCTACCCGGCCGTGAACATCCCGGCCTCCGGCACCCGGCGCGAGGAACTCCTCGTCCCGGAGGCCGAGTTGAGGGCGGTACGCGGACTGCGGCGCGCACTGCACTCCCGGGACCCGCAGACGGCGCTCGAAACGCTGCTGGACCGGATCCGGCACACCACGGACAACGCGGCCTTCCTCCGTACGGTCCACCGCACCGTCCCGGATGCCTGA
- a CDS encoding aldo/keto reductase family protein, which produces MEFRRLGRSGLTISEIAYGNWLTHGSQVEEDAAVACIRAALDTGITTFDTADVYAETRAEAVLGRALRNERREGLEVFTKVYFPTGPGHNDRGLGRKHIMESIDNSLRRLQTDYVDLYQAHRYDHSTPLEETMEAFADVVRSGKALYIGVSEWTGDQLRDAHGLARELRVPLISNQPQYSALWRVIESEVVPASEELGIGQIVWSPIAQGALTGKYRPGAPLPTGSRATDEKGGASMVARWLRDDVLERVLRLRPLADAAGLSLAQLAVAWVLQNSNVCAAIIGASRPEQVTENAAAAGVTLDEELLKGIDDILDPVVERDPGLTAGYESNS; this is translated from the coding sequence ATGGAATTCCGCCGACTCGGCCGCAGCGGTCTGACCATCAGTGAGATCGCTTACGGAAACTGGCTCACTCACGGCTCCCAGGTGGAGGAGGACGCGGCGGTCGCCTGTATCCGCGCCGCCCTCGACACCGGGATCACCACCTTCGACACGGCGGACGTCTACGCGGAGACGCGGGCCGAAGCGGTCCTCGGCCGGGCGCTCAGGAACGAGCGCCGCGAGGGCCTTGAGGTGTTCACCAAGGTCTACTTCCCGACCGGTCCGGGACACAACGACCGGGGGCTGGGCCGCAAGCACATCATGGAGTCCATCGACAACTCGCTGCGCCGCCTGCAGACGGACTACGTGGACCTGTACCAGGCACACCGCTACGACCACTCGACCCCGCTCGAAGAGACCATGGAGGCGTTCGCCGATGTCGTCCGCTCCGGCAAGGCCCTCTACATCGGCGTATCGGAATGGACGGGCGACCAGCTGCGCGACGCGCATGGACTGGCCCGCGAACTGCGGGTGCCGCTGATCTCCAACCAGCCTCAGTACTCGGCGCTGTGGCGGGTCATCGAGAGCGAAGTGGTGCCCGCCTCCGAGGAGCTGGGCATCGGTCAGATCGTCTGGTCGCCGATCGCCCAGGGGGCGCTCACGGGCAAGTACAGGCCCGGTGCGCCGCTCCCGACGGGCTCCCGTGCGACGGATGAGAAGGGCGGCGCGAGCATGGTCGCCCGGTGGCTGCGCGACGACGTGCTGGAGCGCGTCCTGCGGCTGCGGCCGCTCGCCGACGCGGCCGGTCTCAGTCTTGCTCAGCTTGCGGTCGCCTGGGTGCTGCAGAACTCCAATGTCTGCGCCGCGATCATCGGCGCCTCCCGGCCCGAGCAGGTGACGGAGAACGCCGCGGCGGCGGGCGTGACACTCGACGAGGAGCTGCTGAAGGGCATCGACGACATCCTGGACCCGGTGGTGGAGCGGGACCCCGGACTGACGGCCGGATACGAGAGCAACAGCTGA
- a CDS encoding NAD(P)/FAD-dependent oxidoreductase yields the protein MARPRILVVGAGFAGVECVRRLERGLNSGEADIALVAPFSYQLYLPLLPQVAAGVLTPQSVAVSLRRSRKHRTRIIPGGAIGVDPKAKICVIRKITDEVVYEPYDYIVLSPGSVTRTFDIPGLLDNARGMKTLAEAAYVRDHVIAQLDLADASHDESERASRLQFVVVGGGYAGTETAACLQRLTTSAVKYYPRLDPRLIKWHLIDIAPKLMPELGDKLGRSALEVLRARGIEVSLGVSVAEAGPEKVTFTDGRVVPCRTLIWTAGVTASPLVATFDAETVRGRLAVTPEMILPGFDGIFALGDAAAVPDLSKGGGAVCPPTAQHAMRQGRRLAENLIATLRHQPMKPYVHKDLGLVVDLGGKDAVSKPIGIEMRGITAQAVARGYHWSALRTNVAKARVMTNWMLNAIAGDDFVRTGFQARMPGTLRDFEHTDSYLTPAQVRQHTATLHTGT from the coding sequence GTGGCACGACCCAGGATTCTCGTTGTCGGCGCCGGATTCGCCGGGGTGGAGTGCGTGCGCCGACTGGAGCGCGGTCTCAACTCCGGCGAGGCGGACATCGCGCTCGTCGCCCCGTTCTCGTACCAGCTCTATCTGCCCCTGCTGCCGCAGGTGGCGGCGGGGGTGCTCACCCCGCAGTCGGTCGCGGTGTCGCTGCGCCGCAGTCGCAAGCACCGCACCCGGATCATCCCGGGCGGGGCCATCGGAGTGGACCCCAAGGCGAAGATCTGCGTCATCCGCAAGATCACCGACGAGGTCGTCTACGAGCCCTACGACTACATCGTGCTCAGTCCCGGAAGCGTCACCCGCACCTTCGACATCCCGGGCCTGCTCGACAACGCCCGGGGCATGAAGACACTGGCCGAAGCGGCGTACGTACGCGACCACGTGATCGCTCAGCTCGACCTCGCCGACGCCAGCCACGACGAGAGCGAGCGGGCATCGCGCCTGCAGTTCGTGGTGGTCGGCGGCGGATACGCGGGTACCGAGACGGCCGCCTGTCTGCAGCGCCTCACCACCAGCGCGGTCAAGTACTACCCACGGCTCGACCCCAGGCTCATCAAGTGGCATCTCATCGACATCGCCCCGAAACTGATGCCCGAACTGGGGGACAAGCTCGGCCGGAGCGCCCTGGAGGTGCTGCGCGCACGCGGCATCGAGGTGTCGCTCGGTGTCTCGGTCGCCGAGGCCGGGCCGGAGAAGGTCACCTTCACCGACGGCCGGGTGGTGCCCTGCCGCACCCTGATCTGGACTGCGGGAGTCACCGCGAGTCCGCTGGTCGCCACATTCGACGCCGAGACGGTACGCGGCCGGCTGGCGGTGACACCCGAGATGATCCTGCCGGGCTTCGACGGCATCTTCGCCCTCGGCGACGCGGCGGCCGTACCGGACCTGAGCAAGGGCGGCGGGGCGGTCTGCCCGCCCACCGCGCAGCACGCCATGCGCCAGGGCCGCAGGCTCGCCGAGAACCTCATCGCCACGCTGCGGCACCAGCCGATGAAGCCGTACGTCCACAAGGACCTGGGTCTTGTCGTGGACCTCGGCGGCAAGGACGCGGTCTCCAAGCCGATCGGCATCGAGATGCGCGGGATCACCGCGCAGGCCGTCGCCCGCGGCTACCACTGGTCGGCGCTGCGGACCAACGTGGCCAAGGCGCGGGTCATGACCAACTGGATGCTCAACGCCATCGCGGGCGACGACTTCGTACGCACCGGCTTCCAGGCCCGCATGCCGGGTACGCTGCGCGACTTCGAGCACACGGACTCCTATCTCACACCGGCCCAGGTCCGCCAGCACACCGCCACGCTGCACACCGGCACCTGA